A stretch of DNA from Macrotis lagotis isolate mMagLag1 chromosome X, bilby.v1.9.chrom.fasta, whole genome shotgun sequence:
tgaagtGCTCTGCACTCAgtctaaaaagaaaggaaagtgccCTTGAGGCCCTCTAGACCAACTATATCTGAACCAAAAATTGTCTATCCAACCTTGCCAACAAATGCCCGTCTAGCTATTGCCTGAGGAGTCCCTCTTCTCCATTTGTTGAGGCAGCTGTTCCACAACTGGCCAGCTTGGACTGGGACCAAATGTTTTTTGAGCCAGTTCCCCCACACCCACCCTGCTTGCTTCTTATTTTGGGTTTGATTCTCCCCCCACACTTTTACACACTAGCCCTTTACATGCCTGAAGGCTTTTCTCCAAACCAAAGATCACCAAGCTAGATACATCTTTACAAGGTCCTCTTGtggttttttcccattttttggaTGTGCTCCTGACTTTCCCAAAGTGGGATGCTTGGATATTACACATAAGCACAGCCTTCCGGGGCACTCCACTGACCAGGGCAGATGCCAGACTGCTCCTTCACACAATCTCATCATTAGTGTTTTTTGGCTGCCATGTCCCCTGTGCCTAAGTGAACTTCTGGTCCACTACCACCTTAGGATCTTTTTCAGAGGATCTGTTCTCTAGCCACCCTTCTCTTTGTAAAGTAAGCATGGAACTTTACATTTGCATTAAATTTTGTCCAGCCTATCATTCTAGTTTGTGGAAAGCTTTCCAGATTCAGACAATGTGAAACACGTGAGTAGTTAATCCTAaagttacaaaacactttgtaaatgGATTGTACTACTGCAGAATACCAGCAGCCAAGTGCCTTGCCTTGGCCATGCCACCACTTTGCATCCTGGTGGAAAGAGAACTCATTGTCTGCTTGAGTGAGTCCTCCTAGAGGAAGGAAGGACCCGGCAGAGTTTCAGACCTGAATGAATCCCAAGGAATCTGATCCCATCAGGAGGGGAGGGAGCCCATGGCTTATAGGCTCAATCTTATTTCTTCCCCAGATGCCTGAGGCGAAGGAGGAGGGATCTTCAAACCTGTCTGTGTCTGGGGTTTATTTTACCTGCCCATTCACTGGAGCCATCTTGAGAAAAGACCAGCGGGATGCTTATATCAAAGAGGCCATCAACAAGGTGAGGAGGGTCTTGACCTCAATTTCACTTTGAAACCATTTTGCCTGCCTTTCCTCCAATGTGTGTTGGGAGGAATTTGCTTATGTCAGTCACTCCTCTGGTCAAGAATCTTCTGTCTGCACTGATGACATCCATTTCATTCTGTACATGTTAAGTTCAGGATGGTGTTGTCAACAGGGTCCTCAGACCTGGACTTTAATCCTGGCTTTCCTGCTTTTCAAactcttgtgtgaccttgaggaataacttcccttctctgggcctttatagtttcctcatctgtaaaatgacttggttAGAGCTGAGGTCTTCTGAGGATCCAGTCAGTGCTGGGATCCTTTCAGCTCAGAATTTGTcctaagtgaattttttttttaaatacacaagcctattaaatttcatcatatTACTTTTGGACCATGTTCTAACTTGTCAAGATCTTTTtagttgtttgttgtttttgttttttaggtttttgcatggtaagcggggtaaagtggcttgcccaaagtaacacagctaggtaattattaagtgtcttgaggccggatttgaactcagggactcctgactccagggccggtgctctatccactgtgccacctagccaccccaatctttTTAGTTCTTGACAATCATTTGAGTTGTTAGTTATCCCTCTTGGCTTGGTATCATTTGCCAATTTGATGAACATACCATCTGTGCCTGTATCCAAATTATTGGTAGGAACATTAAGTAGCAAAAGGCCAAGGGCAAGTCCTGGGGGCATTCCACTGGAGACTCCCCATGGATATAGATTCATTCCCTTTTTACACTCAGCCAGCAAGTTCCAGACCCATTGATCATGTACCCATTTAACTCTCACATTCTTATCTTGTGCCCAAGAAAACTGTTGGGGGTTTTATGAAACACTTTACTAAACTACTACTGTTATGTGGTTAGAGCACTCTCCTGCTCTGCCACCCAAATCACTTTGCCCACAAAGGAAATGAGTTTAATATGGTATGGCGAGATTTCAGGAGGGCTGAATGTGGTGACTGATGGACCACGGTCATTCCTGGTCTCATCTTGGGTGTATCCTTCTTCTTTCTGGACCTCAGCTGCTTCTTCTGTAAGATGATGATGAGACTTGATTGGATCACGTCCTTTCTAGTGCTAAATCTGGGGTCCAAGTTCCTTTTCAGTGAAGTCACACTGACCtgcctttgttttgtttgtccttcTCCAAATCTGTGGTATCCCATGATCTTTTGAAAGCATGTGATAGAAGGAAGTGCTTCATCATTCTGACAGACCATGTAGCCTAGTAGATTGAGCTGGCCTCAGGACCAAGGGGACCTAGGCTCAAGTCCTGCCTCTCTCACAGACTAGGCAGGTGATTTCCTCCCattaagtttttatttcttcatttgtaaaaggggcTTTTCAGACTTCTGTTCCTTGTCCCCTCAGGCTGGTGTGAGTAGAGCAATGGGCAAATCTGCTACTCAGACAAGTGTTGTTGTCCTTTATCTAGCACTCAGACAAAGACCCAGTGGCTGCTTCCATCATGAAGATCCATACGTTCAACAGGGACCGAGAAAAAGTGAAACTGGGGGTGGACACCATTGCCAAGTAAGACCCTCTCCTGCAAAGAAGTTTTGGGGCATTTTCAGAGCTGTCCTATCCATTCTCatagcaataacaacaataataataaaagtaatgaaTAGCagttatatagcacctactatatactgAGGGATTTGCAAATagtttcttatttgatccttacaacaatcctagaAAGAAGTCCTATTGCTGTCCTCATTTTTACATTTCAGGAAACCAAGGTAGACAgagattgagtgactttcccaaagtcacacagctagtaagtgtctaagatctgACTTGAACTTGTCTCCCTCACTCTAGGCCCAACTGTGCCCTAAAGTGGATAGCAGAGCACTGAGGACCATGCAAAAATGATTTGCTGAAAGTCATCCAGAGTCAAAAACTAGTATTCAGCTCTTGGGACTTTATCCCATGGACTCTTTCCTCTATGACATTTGTTGGGGTTACTTGTAGCCACAGGAAGTTAGAATTCTCTGGGTTTTGTTGGCAGAAAGTATCCCCATGGTTTAAGAGAGAGGCTTTAGTTTGCCAGTGCTGGTGATAAGAAGCCTGTCTTGGAGCAGGAGGTTCCCAGCAGGGGACCATAATTCCTTGAGTCCTTAGGTCAATTCTAAGGGTTACTAAAGCTTCCGAACTCACTCAGCATCTCTTGTATGTTCCAGCTTTGCTTCCATATTGAGTCAATGCACTTTTCTACCTGGGTGTATACACACAAAGGTTGGCATTCTGGGTTATAGATCCCTCCTttgaaatgagggaaaaaaagggtgCCCTCCCTGCTCTGGCAGAGCTAAGTCTTCTTCCATGTGGCTTCAGGATTGGAACCTGGTGAAGAGGGTCTTTCCTCTCACTCAACCCACAAATCCCCATGGAAGGAAAAGCACAGTAGTCATCATTCATCCAACAAACTTACATCCAACAAACTAGACTTACTGTCTCTGCACAGGTACCTGGACAACATCCATCTTCACCCAGAAGAAGAGAAATACAGGAAAATCAAATTGCAAAACAAAGTGTTTCAGGTAAAGTTCATTTCATCCCCTCCCTAGGACTTCAACTGCccaatatctcttctctcttcataCTGTCATCAGTAGACTTCTAGGACCAGCTGTTTCGACTCTTGCTGGAGCCTCCTGACAGGTCTTATggccttctctccctcctccaaccCACCCTTTCCATGCTACAGATTTATCTTACTTGTATTCATAGGAGTCTTTTGCTCACAGCTTTTCCTTGATTCCCTTGTGCACTATGTAAAGTTTaatcagctttgccagatagcaGAAGCCCACTACTCTCTGGGCCCGCTTATCTTTTAGCCCAAACTCCTCAGACTCCCCACCATGTGCCAAACTGTACTCCTCTttgttccccttttctctctgtaCTGTTTTTCTGAGAAGCTTTCCTTCCTCTGCCCTTAGTAACAGTCTTCCCTCTCAGGTCTCCCAGAGCGGTTTGGTCCGGTGTCCTGTGTAGGAGTCATAACCCCCTACCAGCCTGTAAGTTAGTTCCAAGAGGGGATGGACTAAGTCTTATCTAAGCTTTGTGTTGAACCCAGCACAATGCCTTTGCAAACAAGCTCTTAATATATGCATGAATTAAGCTATTGCACCACAATCCCACTTCTCTTTTAGGAGCGAATCAACTGCCTAGAAGGGGCTAATGAGTTTTTTGAGGCCATTGGATTTGAGAAGATAATTCTCCCTGTTCCAGAACAAGGCAAGGGGGCTGGGATGGGTCATGGGCATCAGCTGTCCCTAATGTGGGGAGGAGAAAACAGTCTTTTATCCAAAGGATATTCTTGACAGACTAGACCCTGGTTCCTTTGGGGGGCAGAGGAGGGGCAGGGCTTCAGGAGGCAACATAAGGACCCAATATTCTGCTGCAGAAACCTCTGAGGAATATTATGTTCTGAGTGAGGAAGCTCTGGCCCACGTAGAGAAACTGGAAGAACACAAAGTCACCCTGCAGGGCTCAGAGCCAGTGCGAGCTCAGCTGGCCCGGCAGCAACGAGTATTCAAGCCCTCCCCTCTGGCTGCTCAGTTTGATCTACCTGGAGACTTCTTCAACCTCACAACAGAGGAGCTTAAACGGGAGCAGAAGCTAAGGTTGGATAAAGTTGTTTAGGTGGAAGGTATAAGGTGAAACCCTGCCAGGTAAGGTTGGATTTGGATCAGGCCAAGCCTTCTGTATTTTCCAGGATGGACACTGTGGAACGGCTGACTGTGCTTCGGACCAAAGCCATGCGGGAGAAGGAGGAGCAACGGGAAATGCGAAAATATACCTATACCCTCTTACGAGTTCGCTTTCCAGATGGGCACATCCTCCAGGGTAAACTGGCCTCATTGTCCCTAGTATCCTTGGGACCAATAGTGGGGAAGGGCAGAGCTGGTCCTTTCAGGTCTGGTGACCACAGGGTGGAACAGGACAGGAGTGCAGGCAAGTGAGCAGAGGCCAGTCAGACCATTCATGTTGCTATGGTGATGCAGAATGTACCATTTGTGCTTTgttgcccctcccctccccttcccaggTACGTTCTATGCTCGAGAGAGGCTGTCTGCACTCTACAGCTTTGTGAGGGAGGCATTGCAGAATGACTGGCTGCCCTTTGAATTGCTTTCTGCAGGCGGGAATAAACTGTTGGATGAAAACTTAGCCTTCAATGAATGTGGGCTGGTAAGTGATGAGGGAATGCTGGCCTCTTTCACCTTCTGGACCAAATGTAAATTGACTTTGATTCAGAAGCCTTAAATCAGGCTTTTTAGTTCACATTTTCTGGGAGAAGTGAGggttcttcctttaaaaaaaatgatgttttcaAAGAACCTGGGCATGTGTATAGTTTGAATCCTTATTTGTATCATGGCCTACAGCATGTTGCTTGCTGCTCTGGGCCATATTAAAAAAGTCCCTTCTGTAATTCTATGTGCACTAAAGGCTTCCTTTTAATTAAGGTATTTAGTGTTTAATTCATTCCAAATACTCagtttttcaaattaattaaacCATTGAATACAAATTTTTCAAGGTCCTGACTTTTGTATAGACTGAGGTCTAGCTTATCCCCCTGCCCTCCACTCCCTGCTAACATGTAGTAGGATCCTTGGGATGGGAAAAAAAGCTTTTCCAGGGCTTCCTTCCAGTGAGTCTGTGAGGGAGAGAGATAATGGGGAGTATTGTTATTGccattttgtagagaaggaaatggaaattcagaAATTGTGATTTATCCATGGGCATACAGCTGTTAAGTTGTGAAGCCAAGACTGGAACTGTGAACAGGAACTTTCCCATGACACCATGCTGCTTCCCTTAATGTCTATCTTCATGTCTGACTGCCCCAGGGTGGCCCTAAACCTTATTCCAGGCAAACCCAAAAGATTATTGTAGCTTGAGGTCCTTAGGTAACCTGTGAGAGGGTAGAACTTGGGAAGTTCCTAGAGTAGGGATGATAGTTATTCCCAGATGCCAAAAAACACTTGGTTCTCCACCTGCCCAGGTTTTAAATTGTAACGACGCATTATAAAAAACACTAGGTTTGAAATCTGAAGACCTAGGTGTTAACCTCAGCTCTTACACATAAAATGACTGTGAGCCTTTAGCTCAGGTTGTTCTTCTCAAGCCACACTTGTCTTTACTATAAAATGGGACTAAAAATTTAGGCAGAAAAAACAGAAGCATGTAGTGACATCATCATCAATCCCCTAATAAACtgggggaggaaaaaggggagagaCTTCCCAACATGCCCCTGCCTCCATTGGGGGCTACTGAGTGAATGGATGGGTTTGATTTCAGGTGCCTTCAGCTCTTCTGACTTTCACTTGGGACACAGGCGTCTTGGAAGATATCAAGGCATCAGGAGCTGAGCAGGCCCTGGAAATTCTGAAACCTGAACTTCTTGCAACTGTGGAAAACCTCGCATGAAATAAAACCAGGCTTGGCCTCGGCCCCATTGGTTCTGTCTCATGCTCCTCCCCTCCTGTACCTCCTTCCCCTTGCCCCTTCAGTCTCCCAGATTCCAAGCAGAAACTCTTGGCTTTTTGCTTGGGGAGGAAGGCTACAATGTGGAGGTGGAATTATTTCAAGAATGAGGAGAGTTGTCCTCTCAACATAGGCAGACTAGGATAGATGGTAGCCCTTTCCTTGCACCCTGATACTTTTGTTTCAGGACCAGGGTCGTAAGAGCTTCCCCTGATCCCAGAGAACATGGTTGGATAGAACTTTGTGGAGACTTTCCACCAGAAAAGCTACATTTGTGCTGCTTTTTGTATACATGATTTTAAAACTTGCTCTAAGTAGCTATTAATGTACAGTTTATTTAATTTAAGATAGTTTGCATAGAGAGATGCTGGTCATTTCATTGGTGGGGGAGCAAATTTAGGTCATGAGGGAAGGACTTCCTTGGTTGATGCAATCTACTTCAAAACTGGGTTCAACTACTCATGTTCTTGGATAGAAAATGGACAAAGAAGCGACTGGTATATCACTACATGATACCTATAAACACTAAATTATGAACTTGATTAAATAGATTATTTGAATACAACTTCCTGGAACTCATTTATTCTAGGCCACAGAGTTTAGAAATGGGACTTTTCAGACAAATCAATTGCTTGGTGGGGGCAAGGGATATTTTGGGGAACACTGGATGGATTTTAGGATGTATTCTCTGATTTGGAACAAAAAACTTAACTTCAGTTTTCATAGGAAAAatacttataatatttttgaCTATTTGGTGTCttgtaattttcttcagttagtgaAATGGAGTAGCAAGGAGTCACATTTAGAGATCACTGGTTTTAACCTTGGTGAAGTAGAAGAATGCAGGCATTAGCCTCATTTTACCATGACACTCAGCATGTGAATCATCTGGTCCAGTGGTAAGAGGGAGCTAAAGAATGGTCACCTGTCTCACTCTAGCACCTTTGACGTGTTCTTCTGGGGAATCAGGGGGATtctacataaatgaaaaaaagcaaacctTACCCCTTCAAGTGTCAGTACTAAAAAACTCTAATCATTTGAAATGATAAACTTCATTCTGCTCTTCTGTGCCTTTACCAAACAGAATGTTGAACATAACTGAATCTTCTGGATCTTTTTGCTTGATTAGGAACAATTGATGCCAATCAGATAACTTcaattataaggaaaaatttcctaactaGAATTGTTTCGGATTCAAATGGGTTTCTTCAGTAAGTAGTGAGCATTCATCAGCAGGAATTTAAGGACTTGAGATGCTCAGGTACAAATTTCTGACAGTACCAAATTGGAAAAGTGTGGGTCCAGCAACAAGATAATCATTCCCTCTACAGTATCTCTGTCAAGTGTTCATCCTACCCCAGTTTGTAGACATCCAGAGAGGAGTAACCCACTACTCAAAAccaatttgttttcatttctagaaA
This window harbors:
- the UBXN6 gene encoding UBX domain-containing protein 6 isoform X2, with product MRKEPQERPRHQREGRRAGVKEEIKADIKFKSAGPGQKLTDTGEKVSKERQNQQVTKQSRQGPTNEAQMAAAAALARLEQKQPRSRGLTSQDSIRNQVRKELQAEATVSGIAESAGINVMPEAKEEGSSNLSVSGVYFTCPFTGAILRKDQRDAYIKEAINKHSDKDPVAASIMKIHTFNRDREKVKLGVDTIAKYLDNIHLHPEEEKYRKIKLQNKVFQERINCLEGANEFFEAIGFEKIILPVPEQETSEEYYVLSEEALAHVEKLEEHKVTLQGSEPVRAQLARQQRVFKPSPLAAQFDLPGDFFNLTTEELKREQKLRMDTVERLTVLRTKAMREKEEQREMRKYTYTLLRVRFPDGHILQGTFYARERLSALYSFVREALQNDWLPFELLSAGGNKLLDENLAFNECGLVPSALLTFTWDTGVLEDIKASGAEQALEILKPELLATVENLA
- the UBXN6 gene encoding UBX domain-containing protein 6 isoform X1 gives rise to the protein MRVRPAPWLLSLWQQDRKIREMRKEPQERPRHQREGRRAGVKEEIKADIKFKSAGPGQKLTDTGEKVSKERQNQQVTKQSRQGPTNEAQMAAAAALARLEQKQPRSRGLTSQDSIRNQVRKELQAEATVSGIAESAGINVMPEAKEEGSSNLSVSGVYFTCPFTGAILRKDQRDAYIKEAINKHSDKDPVAASIMKIHTFNRDREKVKLGVDTIAKYLDNIHLHPEEEKYRKIKLQNKVFQERINCLEGANEFFEAIGFEKIILPVPEQETSEEYYVLSEEALAHVEKLEEHKVTLQGSEPVRAQLARQQRVFKPSPLAAQFDLPGDFFNLTTEELKREQKLRMDTVERLTVLRTKAMREKEEQREMRKYTYTLLRVRFPDGHILQGTFYARERLSALYSFVREALQNDWLPFELLSAGGNKLLDENLAFNECGLVPSALLTFTWDTGVLEDIKASGAEQALEILKPELLATVENLA